The following coding sequences lie in one Cryptococcus neoformans var. neoformans B-3501A chromosome 2, whole genome shotgun sequence genomic window:
- a CDS encoding hypothetical protein (HMMPfam hit to PH, PH domain, score: 46.7, E(): 6.6e-11) translates to MGSPLPRQRSRANLKHALPAPPSTRSLASMAGNSPTSSPTPQRRSEITADALRSHLSSLLEQKSSQLQMLGTMGQEILRQQQELEERIRDFEGEGIEGDAIAEETKEKLRELDEAMKAWENQNEDMMRELGGKHRQLDMEFATEIGQNLLVEVRRLQALLSERDRALEKLSEEKETWEQESQTLLIAVRAAESSVDRYKEENWNLEVNLQELRSSVADMQDQLTKANAEQARLQKTLVSSREAAEAYKTEAEKHAQAIEELKAKHETDMAQARRTTAGLQRDKSDLLGELNHERQRRVSARGRMSQSLSASPGMLSPNHLDSDEDDVFAAGGKGNSSPTKRGPGFDANDNALSPSQLYESDFDSPNPTPSKPFPRSPLGEMFVSENDELREKLRVAEQEIEALKSENERVRLGSFSKKESVVDEFGTRAPAGEWEEDEHTIGASSRGRGSTRGRRGGRGKNFAASIGRKFGFNRAVSGLSTPNAGDRSFNSTSSGTPDLLRPRDMSASPAPSVIGGETLGNVLGNRSVERLGSASPFNTPSIDSLKANFGQPTALADEIGAPIEPSTDYVDAGIMTDKWSPEKPIMPGTQSPAVIPSPTTPTELIASWGAETPKRGVRDESQFANLPPLPPPPATPTAAGDTTPTKKNTPLPMPSRLQQVFAPISIDDSMSITTDTDADDYESAAETIGSLTPNRTQSELPTDTEAYQTGREWPNESSAEDSDTEEVQEQEHTLRGLKASSTIGLGLASAAAGGWAAAKQAHKMASRDRIADAPVEKIVEKIVEVEKRIEVPVDRIVEVEKRVEVPVDRIVEVEKIIEKIVEVPVERIIEVEKIVEIPVEKIVEVEKIVEVEKRIEVPVDRIIEVEKRVEVPVDRIVEVEKIIEKIVEVPVEKIIEVEKIVEKIVEVPVDRIVEVPVEKIIEVEKLVEVPVEVEKIVEKIVEKIIEVPVEVEKIVEVPVEKIVEVEKRVEVPVEVEKIVEVPVEVEKIIEKIVEVPIDKIIEIEKRVEVPVEIEKIVEVPVETIVEKIVEVEKIVEKTVEVPVEKIIEVEKIVEVPVEKIIEVEKIVEKIVEVPVEKIIEVEKIVEVPKIIEVEKVVEKIVEVEKEVIKEVEVEKIVEKIVEVEVVKEVPVNVDVEKIVERVVEVEKPVEKIIEVPKIVEVEKIVEKVIEVIKEVPKEIEIIKEVEVEKIVEVIKEVEVEKIVEVIKEVEVEKVVERIVEVPVEVEKIVEVEVEKRVEVPFEVEKIVEVEKVVEVLVEVEKRVEVPVEVEKIVEKTIEVPMEVEKIVEKIVEVPVEIEKRIEVPVEVEKIVQIPVEVEKIVEKMVEVPVEVEKIVEKVVEVPIEIERIVEVQKIVEVPVEVEKIVERIVELPVEVQRRIEVPVEKIVEVERIVEVEKIVEVLVEKIVEVPVERVVERQVEVPVEIERIIERRVEVPIEKIVTIEKRIEIPIERIVTVEKIVEVPVAANKSLFSDSTSQTEPLASVNSSSLAPNPDIGLFRVTPGTSYDFLKAPPSTVRRVSADNLAAVASGSADSTKTVETKSVPTSPADKSQPPMMNLPPPPSNPPPSRIGKKMSMGPPPLPTSPHPDDFLQRATSPAFQSTVNRRSSTRTAPSAAGAAIRASGGDMPPPASTSRKPSRSSFKPAASAQATPVRDDVKSRQSVRRRTDNTFASSGYTSANSSATGHDQLIEHDRNPSLSSFDSYAGTVPKPRGVPTAGSTDPQTIHAITQTMIGEYLYKYTRRAVGKGQSSNRHKRFFWVHPYTKTLYWSTEDPGSSRASESSAKSVFISNVKVIEDTNIQPPGLFTKSIVVSTPGREIQITAPTQERHELWMSALQFLLQKQSPEANNTLAETTVRNSSRPALASIADEQGRLTMPKSPLSLRSFGSERHSLSNITPKANRSHSTMSNYPRSASTMGKRAGTVAHEYTRRHEVPQPFHGGHRYKGPYKGAPIVDDEFDVVSREDGEDMDTSFEGLENVRACCDGKHLVGQHNHHHDHPNVPRTPARAETPSLRGWSMRSGRASNVLSDGESIFSTAKKREERSKSAMGHRDRRDGAKSPAMGSLRNLKQA, encoded by the exons ATGGGATCCCCCTTACCAAGACAGCGTTCACGCGCAAACCTCAAACATGCACTCCCTGCGCCACCATCCACTCGCTCACTAGCATCGATGGCAGGTAACAGCCCGACATCGTCTCCTACGCCTCAACGACGCTCTGAGATTACGGCCGACGCACTTCGGTCTCACCTTTCAAGCTTGTTAGAACAAAAGTCGTCACAACTTCAAATGCTGGGAACAATGGGCCAGGAGATTCTGAGACAACAGCAAGAGCTCGAAGAGCGCATCCGGGActttgaaggtgaaggaatAGAAGGGGATGCCATCGCGGAGGAGACCAAGGAAAAACTTAGAGAGCTTGACGAAGCAATGAAAGCTTGGGAAAATCAGAATGAAGATATGATGAGAGAGCTCGGAGGAAAG CATCGACAGCTTGACATGGAGTTTGCGACTGAGATTGGTCAGAACCTTCTGGTCGAAGTTCGGAGGCTTCAAGCATTGTTGAGTGAAAGGGACCGCGCTCTGGAAAAGCTTTccgaagaaaaggagactTGGGAACAAGAAAGTCAGACCCTATTGATTGCTGTAAGGGCTGCAGAAAGCAGCGTTG ACCGTTACAAAGAAGAGAACTGGAACCTTGAAGTAAATCTACAAGAACTTCGTTCATCTGTTGCCGACATGCAAGATCAGCTCACCAAGGCCAATGCCGAGCAAGCACGCCTGCAAAAAACCCTCGTATCCTCTCGCGAGGCTGCTGAAGCTTACAAGACCGAAGCCGAGAAACATGCTCAGGCTATCGAAGAACTCAAAGCCAAGCATGAGACTGATATGGCCCAGGCTAGAAGGACGACTGCTGGCTTGCAACGTGACAAAAGCGACTTGTTAGGGGAACTCAATCACGAAAGACAGCGGCGAGTCAGCGCACGAGGCAGAATGTCCCAGAGCTTGAGCGCTAGCCCTGGCATGCTCAGTCCTAACCACCTCGACAGCGACGAAGACGATGTCTTTGCAGCTGGTGGAAAAGGCAACTCCAGCCCTACCAAACGCGGTCCTGGCTTTGACGCCAACGATAATGCCCTTTCGCCTTCTCAGCTTTACGAATCCGACTTTGACTCACCGAACCCTACGCCCTCTAAACCATTCCCCCGATCACCTCTTGGAGAGATGTTTGTCAGTGAGAACGATGAGCTCCGTGAGAAACTTCGGGTCGCTGAGCAAGAAATTGAAGCTCTCAAGAGCGAAAATGAGCGAGTCCGACTTGGCAGCTTttcaaagaaggaaagcGTTGTCGATGAGTTTGGCACTCGTGCTCCTGCAGGtgaatgggaggaagatgagcacACGATTGGTGCTTCAAGTCGAGGCCGAGGTTCTACCCGGGGCAGACGTGGTGGACGAGGAAAGAATTTTGCCGCCAGTATTGGCCGCAAATTTGGTTTCAACAGAGCAGTTTCTGGCCTCAGCACCCCCAACGCTGGCGACAGAAGCTTCAACTCAACGAGCTCTGGCACTCCCGATCTTTTGCGCCCTCGAGACATGTCCGCGAGCCCCGCTCCTTCCGTTATTGGTGGCGAAACGTTGGGCAACGTCTTGGGCAATCGCTCTGTTGAGAGGCTCGGATCTGCCTCACCTTTCAACACGCCTTCCATCGACAGTCTCAAGGCTAACTTTGGTCAGCCTACAGCTCTTGCCGATGAAATCGGTGCGCCCATCGAGCCATCTACCGACTATGTCGACGCTGGTATCATGACTGATAAATGGTCACCGGAGAAGCCAATCATGCCTGGTACACAGTCGCCTGCTGTTATCCCCTCACCTACCACGCCTACTGAACTCATTGCCAGCTGGGGTGCTGAAACACCTAAACGCGGTGTCAGGGATGAGTCGCAGTTTGccaaccttcctcctctccctcctcctccagcaaCCCCCACAGCTGCTGGTGATACTACTCCCACCAAGAAGAATACTCCTCTTCCTATGCCCAGCAGGCTTCAGCAAGTCTTTGCGCCCATTTCTATCGATGATAGTATGTCTATCACTACCGATACTGATGCCGACGACTATGAATCGGCTGCTGAGACGATCGGCTCCCTCACTCCTAACCGAACCCAATCCGAGCTCCCTACCGACACCGAAGCCTACCAAACTGGCCGAGAATGGCCCAACGAGAGCAGCGCAGAGGACAGTGACACGGAGGAAGTGCAAGAACAAGAGCACACTTTGCGTGGTCTGAAGGCCTCTTCTACCATAGGTTTGGGCTTGGCCAGTGCCGCTGCTGGTGGATGGGCTGCTGCTAAGCAAGCACACAAAATGGCCAGTAGAGACAGAATCGCCGACGCTCCTGTCGAGAAGATCGTCGAGAAGATCGTCGAAGTCGAAAAACGCATTGAAGTCCCTGTCGACAGGATTGTCGAGGTTGAAAAACGCGTTGAAGTACCTGTGGACAGAATCGTCGAGGTTGAAAAAATTATCGAAAAGATTGTCGAAGTCCCGGTTGAGAGGATTATCGAGGTCGAAAAGATCGTCGAAATACCAGTTGAAAAGATtgtggaggttgagaagatcGTCGAAGTCGAAAAACGCATTGAAGTTCCTGTCGACAGGATTATCGAGGTTGAGAAACGCGTCGAAGTACCTGTGGACAGAATCGTCGAGGTTGAAAAAATTATCGAAAAAATTGTTGAAGTCCCGGTTGAGAAGATTATCGAGGTCGAAAAGATCGTCGAAAAGATTGTCGAAGTCCCGGTCGACCGAATCGTCGAGGTACCTGTAGAAAAAATCATTGAAGTGGAGAAACTCGTCGAAGTGCCGGTTGAGGTCGAAAAGATCGTCGAGAAGATCGTCGAGAAGATCATCGAGGTACCGGTGGAagttgagaagattgtAGAAGTTCCCGTGGAGAAAATTGTGGAGGTTGAAAAACGGGTTGAGGTCCCCGtagaggtggagaagattgttGAGGTACCTGTCGAGGTCGAAAAGATCATTGAGAAAATCGTGGAAGTTCCCATCGACAAGATCATTGAAATCGAGAAGCGAGTGGAAGTCCCTGTCGAAATCGAAAAGATCGTCGAGGTGCCTGTGGAGACAATTGTCGAGAAAATCGTTGAAGTTGAGAAGATCGTGGAGAAGACTGTTGAGGTCCCAGTCGAAAAGATCATCGAGGTCGAAAAGATTGTCGAAGTCCCCGTCGAAAAAATCATCGAGGTTGAGAAAATCGTGGAAAAGATCGTTGAGGTCCCAGTCGAAAAGATCATTGAAGTTGAAAAGATTGTGGAGGTCCCCAAGATCATTGAGGTTGAAAaagtggtggagaagattgttgaggttgaaaaggaagtcataaaggaggtggaagtggagaagatagtggaaaagattgttgaggtggaggttgtcAAGGAGGTGCCTGTCAATGTTGACGTCGAAAAGATTGTAGAACGGGTCGTGGAGGTCGAAAAGCCCGTCGAAAAGATTATTGAGGTGCCAAAGAttgtggaggtggagaagattgtggagaaggtgataGAAGTCATCAAGGAAGTACCCAAGGAGATCGAGATCATcaaggaagtggaggtggagaagattgttGAAGTCATcaaggaagtggaggtggagaagattgttGAAGTCATCAAGGAAGTTGAGGTTGAAAAAGTGGTCGAGAGGATTGTTGAGGTGCCagtggaggttgagaagattgttGAGGTCGAGGTGGAGAAGCGAGTCGAAGTACCGTTTgaagtggagaagattgttGAAGTTGAAAAGGTTGTTGAGGTgctggtggaagtggaaaaGAGAGTGGAAGTACCTGTGGAagttgagaagattgtGGAGAAGACGATTGAGGTGCCgatggaggttgagaaAATCGTGGAAAAGATCGTTGAAGTTCCGGTTGAAATCGAAAAACGCATCGAAGTCCCGGTCGAAGTCGAAAAGATCGTTCAAATCCCCGTTGAGGTCGAAAAGATcgtggagaagatggtaGAGGTGCCTGTTGAGGTGGAAAAAATAGTCGaaaaggtggtggaggtgccTATCGAAATTGAGAGGATTGTTGAAGTTCAGAAGATTGTCGAGGTGCCTGTCGAGGTCGAGAAGATTGTCGAAAGGATTGTGGAGCTTCCCGTCGAAGTGCAGCGAAGAATTGAGGTCCCGGTCGAGAAGATCGTGGAGGTCGAAAGGATTGTTGAGGTCGAGAAGATTGTGGAGGTACTAGTCGAAAAGATTGTCGAAGTCCCTGTCGAGCGTGTCGTCGAGAGGCAAGTCGAGGTTCCGGTCGAAATCGAACGCATTATCGAACGACGAGTTGAGGTTCCGATCGAGAAGATTGTCACCATCGAAAAGCGCATCGAAATTCCCATCGAGAGAATCGTCACtgtggagaagattgttGAAGTCCCTGTTGCCGCCAACAAATCTCTTTTCTCCGACTCTACCTCTCAAACCGAACCTCTTGCCTCTGTGAACTCCTCGTCGCTTGCCCCCAATCCCGACATCGGTTTGTTCCGTGTCACACCTGGTACAAGTTACGACTTCCTCAAGGCTCCTCCGTCGACTGTTCGTCGAGTCTCTGCGGACAATCTTGCGGCTGTTGCCAGTGGCTCCGCCGATTCCACAAAGACAGTCGAGACGAAGAGTGTACCTACTTCTCCTGCGGACAAATCTCAGCCGCCAATGATGAAccttccccctccacctAGCAACCCACCGCCTAGTCGTAtcggcaagaagatgtcaatgggtcctcctcctttgcctACCTCTCCCCACCCCGACGACTTCCTTCAACGGGCAACGAGCCCCGCATTCCAATCCACCGTTAATCGGCGCTCTTCGACGCGTACCGCTCCATCTGCTGCTGGAGCTGCTATCCGTGCTTCTGGTGGTGACATGCCGCCCCCAGCCTCTACCTCGCGTAAACCGTCAAGAAGCAGTTTCAAGCCCGCGGCTTCTGCTCAAGCCACGCCTGTCAGGGATGATGTCAAGTCTCGCCAAAGCGTCAGGCGCCGCACAGACAACACCTTTGCTTCCAGCGGTTACACCTCTGCCAACTCTAGTGCCACTGGTCATGATCAACTCATAGAACATGATCGCAACCCTTCACTCTCGTCATTCGATAGCTATGCCGGGACAGTCCCGAAGCCGCGTGGTGTACCTACGGCAGGCTCAACCGATCCCCAAACAATTCACGCGATTACGCAGACGATGATTGGAGAGTATCTGTACAAGTACACGAGGAGAGCAGTCGGCAAGGGTCAGAGTAGCAACAGACACAAGAGATTCTTCTGGGTACATCCATACACCAAGACTCTGTACTGGAGCACAGAGGATCCGGGAAGTAGCAGAGCTTCCGAGAGTTCGGCCAAGAGTG TGTTCATCTCGAACGTCAAGGTTATCGAGGACACTAACATCCAACCTCCTGGTTTGTTCACCAAGAGTATCGTCGTGTCTACTCCTGGGCGAGAAATTCAGATCACTGCACCTACACAAGAGAGGCATGAGCTCTGGATGTCT GCACTGCAGTTCCTTTTGCAAAAGCAGAGTCCTGAAGCCAACAATACTCTCGCCGAGACCACTGTTCGAAACAGCTCTCGCCCGGCTCTTGCCTCAATAGCCGACGAACAAGGCCGACTTACAATGCCCAAATCTCCCCTGTCTCTTCGTTCATTTGGCTCTGAGCGCCATTCTCTCAGTAATATTACCCCCAAAGCCAATCGCAGCCACTCGACCATGAGTAACTACCCTCGTTCAGCGTCGACGATGGGTAAAAGGGCAGGTACAGTAGCACATGAGTATACGAGAAGGCACGAAGTACCTCAACCATTCCATGGTGGGCACCGGTACAAGGGGCCTTATAAGGGAGCACCAATTGTAGACGACGAATTCGATGTAGTGTCAcgggaagatggagaggatatGGATACTTCATTTGAAGGCCTTGAGAATGTTAGAG CGTGCTGCGATGGCAAACACCTTGTCGGCCAGCATAATCACCATCATGACCATCCCAATGTCCCTCGGACACCTGCTCGGGCGGAGACACCATCTCTGCGCGGCTGGTCTATGCGTTCAGGAAGAGCGTCCAACGTGCTTAGCGACGGAGAAAGTATCTTCTCAACAGccaagaagagggaagaacGATCAAAATCTGCCATGGGACATAGGGATAGGAGGGATGGAGCAAAGAGTCCTGCTATGGGGTCGTTGAGGAATCTCAAGCAGGCATAG
- a CDS encoding hypothetical protein (Match to ESTs gb|CF189769.1|CF189769, gb|CF189576.1|CF189576, gb|CF192954.1|CF192954; HMMPfam hit to DEAD, DEAD/DEAH box helicase, score: 116.6, E(): 5.8e-32; HMMPfam hit to Helicase_C, Helicase conserved C-terminal domain, score: 59.7, E(): 7.9e-15): MLAFPSSTPAERPYTNLVNSTQFARNNFRPTKREWRRTMSPQETPSALQRNLKHHWGYNDFRHPQLEICTDALRGCDLIVVAPTGLGKSLCFQLPAITIEHGVTIVVSPLKALMSDQVKDLTSRGIKAVQLNEYTTLAEHNEVRRQMRMGHPEIRLLYVTPEMLLSDKHRSTFDTAYAQKQVARLVVDEAHVITEWGTSFRGKYRELGKFRERYYDIPITALTASATKEVRHDIIQTLRIRKGYGQWVMPFNRRNLFYEIRYQGRGSIEKEEMEVQKNPLDDIVDFIEKYRPEAAKRNRENGIFRICVTGIVYCRTTAATVKDQALAGWKDGSIECIVATIAFGMGIDQANVRYVIHYQMPKTFEGYYQETGRAGRDGHISHCILYYSREDAKYLRWLLEQEDAKQKRIARFKSGDACAETSSQTLNSFKALQHYMESLGRCRHVGICSYFGEKIDDKDPEIKAAYCQSMCDICKDNAKVRKAAMHLTDAIPVASAIAGREPTPIPDQDPKPEPLFDPREGDDTDTDEHHDEFLDLHGPDPDIFEEGLAGTAPPIFQIADPRSSGSHAGNHQNTPLVSSTNSHVQSSNTIPSSMSSKPPSVPLSRTPVLVRDLSSERVAQPIRVREIIHIETGGEPEPQSLANKRRRAGQGSMLSSSPTSSMEFEEIEKEREREMEKVRLRKEKERQEAMARERERPIFSSNARLPDNVKFVQDSEEGTASELKLTREQRIKAERMLNSVKPVRGEGPYACYNAAPPAARFRKASSASDKAFKPPILKSPTKVRCDLLTKSARDNAVLEISNSLKDSLGHGDLARTVLNSWGRLERGSKRVTVLQDVARAIERDFAAISREDPLGFERRITEFRKAAKALRSSEVVDAIAQGDIDLFDDGSPEVGHLKSLEKYMRTWKPEPSE, encoded by the exons ATGCTcgcctttccctcctctaCTCCGGCAGAAAGGCCATATACAAACCTTGTAAACTCTACCCAG TTTGCAAGGAACAACTTTCGACCAACGAAGcgagaatggagaagaacaatGTCTCCTCAGGAGACACCCTCCGCATTGCAGAGGAATTTAAAGCATC ACTGGGGATATAACGATTTTAGACATCCTCAGCTGGAAATCTGCACAGACGCTTTGAGAGGATGCGACTTGATTGTCGTAGCGCCCACAGGTCTAGGTAAATC ATTGTGTTTTCAGTTACCAGCAATTACTATCGAGCACGGCGTTACCATCGTCGTATCGCCTTTGAAAGCACTCATGAGCGACCAAGTCAAAGACCTCACCAGTCGAGGCATCAAAGCAGTACAACTGAATGAATACACAACATTAGCTGAACATAACGAAGTGCGGCGGCAAATGAGAATGGGCCATCCGGAAATTCGGCTGTTGTACGTCACACCCGAGATGCTGTTGAGCGATAAGCACAGATCGACTTTTGATACAGCTTATGCGCAAAAACAGGTTGCAAGGCTTGTTGTGGATGAGGCACACGTCATCACA GAATGGGGCACGAGTTTCCGAGGC AAATATCGTGAGCTTGGGAAATTCCGCGAGCGGTATTATGACATCCCGATCACT GCTCTCACTGCATCGGCAACGAAAGAAGTCCGCCACGATATCATTCAGACTCTCCGAATTCGCAAAGGTTACGGTCAATGGGTTATGCCGTTCAATCGTCGGAATCTGTTCTACGAGATCCGATATCAAGGGCGAGGTAGTattgagaaagaagaaatggaagtaCAGAAGAATCCTCTGGATGATATCGTCGATTTCATCGAGAAGTATCGACCAGAAGCCGCGAAAAGAAATCGGGAGAACGGTATCTTCAGAATCTGCGTTACTGGCATCGTGTACTGTCGCACAACAGCTGCT ACAGTCAAGGACCAAGCGCTTGCCGGATGGAAGGACGGCTCCATAGAATGTATCGTCGCCACAATCGCGTTTGGAATG GGTATCGACCAAGCGAATGTAAGATACGTTATACATTATCAAATGCCCAAAACTTTTGAAG GCTATTATCAAGAAACGGGGAGAGCGGGGCGGGATGGCCACATCTCCCATTGTATCTTGTACTACT CTCGGGAAGATGCCAAGTACCTGAGATGGTTATTagagcaagaagatgcCAAGCAGAAACGGATTGCTCGCTTCAAGTCTGGAGACGCCTGTGCCGAAACATCTTCCCAGACTCTCAATAGTTTCAAAGCT TTGCAACATTATATGGAAAGCTTGGGGAGATGCCGGCATGTTGGCATCTGCAGCTACTttggagagaagattgatGACAAGGATCCCGAAATTAAAGCTGCATATTGTCAATCCATGTGCGAC ATTTGTAAAGACAACGCAAAGGTTCGAAAGGCAGCAATGCACCTCACAGATGCCATTCCAGTCGCATCTGCCATTGCTGGAAGGGAGCCGACGCCTATCCCTGACCAAGATCCCAAACCCGAGCCCCTTTTTGATCCTCGAGAGGGCGACGATACGGATACAGATGAACATCATGATGAATTTCTAGACCTCCACGGTCCTGATCCCGATATATTTGAGGAAGGCCTAGCAGGCACTGCCCCTCCCATCTTTCAAATCGCCGATCCCAGATCCAGCGGATCTCACGCTGGAAACCACCAAAACACACCTCTCGTCTCGTCCACCAATAGTCATGTGCAATCATCCAATACCATTCCTTCCAGTATGTCTTCCAAACCGCCCAGTGTGCCCTTGTCACGCACGCCAGTACTTGTGCGTGACTTGTCTTCGGAACGTGTTGCACAGCCGATACGAGTCAGGGAGATTATACATATCGAAACTGGCGGGGAACCTGAGCCGCAATCGCTGGCAAATAAGCGTCGCCGAGCGGGTCAGGGATCAATGTTATCGAGCTCGCCCACTTCCAGTATGGAATTtgaagagattgaaaaagaacgagaaagagagatggagaaggtcaggctgaggaaagagaaagagcgGCAGGAGGCTATGGctagagaaagagaaaggccgatcttttcttccaacgCACGGCTACCCGATAATGTGAAATTTGTCCAAGACTCAGAAGAAGGCACTGCTTCGGAACTGAAGTTGACGAGAGAGCAAAGAATCAAGGCGGAAAGAATGCTGAACAGCGTCAAGCCGgtcagaggagaaggaccaTACGCTTGTTATAATG CGGCACCGCCTGCGGCGAGATTCAGAAAGGCGTCTTCAGCATCCGACAAGGCTTTCAAACCTCCGATATTGAAATCCCCTACTAAAGTTCGATGTGACCTTCTTACT AAATCGGCACGAGATAATGCGGTTTTGGAAATATCCAATTCCCTCAAGGATTCGTTAGGCCACGGTGATTTGGCAAGAACGGTATTGAATTCCTGGGGAAGATTGGAGAGAGGAAGCAAGCG GGTCACAGTTTTACAAGATGTTGCAAGAGCGATAGAACGAGACTTTGCTGCAATATCACGAGAAGACCCATTAGGCTTCG AGCGTCGAATAACAGAATTTAGGAAGGCAGCTAAAGCTCTCCGTAGCTCTGAGGTCGTTGATGCAATAGCTCAGGGCGATATTGACTTGTTTGATGATGGGAGTCCGGAAGTGGGTCATCTGAAAAGTTTGGAGAAGTATATGAGAACATGGAAGCCGGAGCCATCCGAATAG
- a CDS encoding hypothetical protein (HMMPfam hit to SNARE, SNARE domain, score: 75.1, E(): 1.8e-19) gives MSFNDLERGQAEPLLRGGAPDQDATFIALKDSVSIQVFKIQSNVQGIQRLVDKLGGNADGDNLRTSLHNLTEATRDMVKNSSLDVKKLAAYPAGGELATRKPIQTKLSKEFTNAITAFQRVQRLSAEKQRLYVENQKRKVDRLVEENEEAYDESRSSVELEQVQTQQQVHHVSAQELEFQETLIAEREAEIREIESGIHELNDIFRDLGTMVVEQGGLIDNIESNVISVARDSSSAAEELTTAHEYQRKAGKRMACLLLILVIVGAVILLAVSDSMWLLLHVLMIALQILS, from the exons ATGAGCTTCAACGACTTGGAGAGGGGCCAGGCTGAGCCGCTCTTGAGAGGTGGTGCACCTG ACCAAGACGCCACATTCATAGCTCTCAAGGACTCTGTCTCTATCCAGGTTTTCAAGATTCAATCCAATGTACAGGGTATCCAGAGGTTGGTGGACAAGTTGGGCGGGAACGCAGATGGTGATAACCTTCGAACAAGCTT ACATAATTTGACGGAAGCGACTCGGGATATGGTCAAAAACTCGAGTCTGGATGTTAAGAAGCTTGCGGCTTACCCTGCTGGAGGAGAACTC GCCACCCGTAAACCAATACAAACTAAGCTTTCCAAAGAGTTCACTAACGCCATAACCGCCTTTCAACGAGTGCAGAGATTATCCGCGGAGAAACAGAGGCTCTACGTAGAGAaccaaaagagaaaggtggACAGATTGGTAGAAGAAAACGAAGAAGC ATATGATGAGTCAAGAAGTTCCGTAGAACTAGAGCAGGTGCAAACTCAGCAGCAAGTTCACCA CGTATCTGCGCAAGAGTTGGAATTCCAAGAGACCTTGATTGCAGAGCGAGAGGCTGAAATACGAGAGATTGAATCAGGTATCCACGAGTTGAACGACATCTTCCGCGATCTAGGTACAATGGTCGTAGAACAGGGTGGTCTTATCG ACAATATCGAAAGTAACGTCATCTCTGTTGCTCGCGATAgttcttctgctgctgaagAACTTACAACGGCCCATGAGTATCAGCGAAAGGCTGGGAAAAGGATGGCCTGCTTGTTGCTCATCCTTGTTATAGTGGGCGCCGTTATTCTCCTTGCTGTAAGTGATTCCATGTGGCTTTTGTTACACGTGCTGATGATAGCATTACAGATTTTGTCATAA